The following coding sequences are from one Triticum aestivum cultivar Chinese Spring chromosome 5A, IWGSC CS RefSeq v2.1, whole genome shotgun sequence window:
- the LOC123103011 gene encoding serine/threonine-protein kinase D6PKL2: MPPDGDAELAADELQSLSFGSSERSRSASTVSTATASCSTSSSSGPIAGVPAPRSCNPSALAPRLGTVQLSDIRFVRRLGAGDIGSVYLAEVKGKGGALVAAKVMDRKELQGRNKEGRARTEREILEAVDHPFLPRLYGVAEGERWSCLLTEFCPGGDLHVLRQRQPHRRFSEAAVRFYVAEVVAALEYIHMLDIVYRDLKPENVLVRADGHIMLTDFDLSLKCDPTAPTPAHVISDPVGLTGRPSASSTCIIPSCIVPSVSCFSLFPGRGRRRRRRKKASGGGGGGLNGSSDGSLPTGVLDLEFVAEPVELRSMSFVGTHEYLAPEIVSGEGHGSSVDWWTLGIFIFELLYGVTPFKGYDNEMTLANIVARALEFPKDPSVSSAARDLVTALLAKDPARRLGATVGAAAIKRHPFFNGVNWALLRCATPPYVPPPFSAAVATAAGSGGPGKKNSPNDDDDDMSDDSCPGTPVEYY, encoded by the exons ATGCCTCCGGACGGCGACGCGGAGCTGGCGGCGGACGAGCTGCAGAGCCTCAGCTTCGGCTCCTCCGAGCGCTCCCGCTCCGCCTCCACCGTCTCCACCGCCACGGCCtcctgctccacctcctcctcctcggggcCAATCGCCGGCGTCCCCGCGCCGCGCTCCTGCAACCCCTCCGCCCTCGCCCCGCGCCTCGGCACGGTGCAGCTGTCGGACATCCGCTTCGTGCGGAGGCTCGGGGCCGGGGACATCGGCAGCGTCTACCTGGCCGAGGTGAAGGGCAAGGGCGGGGCGCTGGTGGCGGCCAAGGTGATGGACCGGAAGGAGCTCCAGGGCCGCAACAAGGAGGGCCGCGCGCGCACCGAGCGCGAGATCCTCGAGGCCGTCGACCACCCCTTCCTCCCGCGCCTCTACGGGGTCGCCGAGGGCGAGCGCTGGTCCTGCCTCCTCACCGAGTTCTGCCCCGGCGGCGATCTCCACGTCCTCCGCCAGAGGCAGCCGCACCGCCGATTCTCCGAGGCCGCCGTCAG GTTCTACGTGGCGGAGGTGGTGGCTGCGCTGGAGTACATTCACATGCTGGACATCGTGTACCGGGACCTCAAGCCGGAGAACGTGCTGGTCCGCGCCGACGGCCATATCATGCTCACCGACTTCGACCTCTCCCTCAAGTGCGACCCGACGGCCCCGACTCCGGCGCACGTCATCTCCGACCCCGTCGGCCTCACCGGCCGCCCCTCCGCGTCGTCCACCTGTATCATCCCTTCCTGCATCGTACCGTCGGTGTCCTGCTTCAGCCTCTTCCCCGGccgcggccgccggcgccggcgccgcaagaaggcctcgggcggcggtggcgggggcctGAACGgcagcagcgacggcagcctccCCACCGGCGTGCTGGACCTGGAGTTCGTGGCGGAGCCGGTGGAGCTCCGGTCCATGTCGTTCGTGGGCACGCACGAGTACCTGGCCCCGGAGATCGTGTCGGGCGAGGGCCACGGCAGCTCGGTGGACTGGTGGACgctgggcatcttcatcttcgaGCTCCTCTACGGGGTGACTCCCTTCAAGGGGTACGACAACGAGATGACCCTGGCCAACATCGTGGCCCGCGCGCTCGAGTTCCCCAAGGACCCCTCCGTCTCCTCCGCCGCCAGGGACCTCGTCACCGCGCTGCTCGCCAAGGACCCGGCGCGCAGGCTCGGCGCCACCGTCGGCGCCGCGGCCATCAAGCGCCACCCATTCTTCAACGGCGTCAACTGGGCGCTGCTCCGCTGCGCCACGCCGCCCTACGTGCCCCCGCCTTTCAGCGCCGCGGTCGCCACGGCCGCTGGCTCCGGCGGCCCCGGGAAGAAGAACAGccccaacgacgacgacgacgacatgtCGGACGACAGCTGCCCCGGCACGCCCGTGGAGTACTACTAG